One Tolypothrix bouteillei VB521301 DNA window includes the following coding sequences:
- a CDS encoding XisI protein — MAKIDDYRNKIQQLLNKYTKYKPSYGEVEVEPIFDTERNHYQILRVGWNNQKRIYGPIMHLDIINEKIWIQQNTTEVDIALELIEMGVPKHDIVIGFHTPKMREFTDFAVG; from the coding sequence ATGGCTAAAATAGACGATTATCGAAATAAAATTCAACAACTTCTTAATAAATATACCAAGTATAAACCAAGTTACGGTGAAGTAGAAGTTGAACCAATATTTGATACAGAACGCAATCATTACCAAATTCTAAGAGTAGGCTGGAACAACCAAAAGCGTATTTACGGTCCTATAATGCATCTTGATATTATAAATGAGAAAATTTGGATTCAACAAAATACGACTGAAGTTGACATTGCCTTGGAACTAATAGAAATGGGAGTACCCAAGCATGATATTGTCATTGGATTTCACACTCCGAAAATGCGAGAATTTACAGATTTCGCAGTAGGGTGA
- a CDS encoding MHYT domain-containing protein has translation MMSSTYHQGLVALSIAIAVLSSYTALDLAGRVTAAEKKIRLIWLIGGSITMGIGIWSMHFIAMLAFSLPVPIAYDVKTVIFSIMPAVVASGGALFLASRQFLSWQRLLFGGVLMGLGIAAMHYIGMAAMRMEAHTHYDPVLFVLSVLVAIAASIAALWIAFHFRMQTSHKGRSSRILSSLLMGCAIAGMHYTGMAAASFMPTQAVGRVLANQANSSLTLLATGIGVCTLIILAFTLLTSFIDRRMSAQAILLRQQEAEVLRAQKFTELTLRIRRSLKLDDVLNTAVREVQQALGTDRVIIYRFNPDWSGTIIAEEVGLNWNPLLGHTVNDSFWERYIETYNGGRVWVTNNIYDVGFAQAHLEILEHFQIKAYMAAPILNNNQLQGLLFCHQCCGFRLWQKTEVELFRQLAIQIGIALEQANLLHELQQAQEILRVRDRAIAAASNGILITDPRQADNPIIFCNAAFQTITGYSQKEALGQNCRFLQGPDTDPTTVKEIHDAVREERDCQVVIKNYRKDGTPFWNQLTVSPVRDALGQVIHFIGVQADITERTQTQEMLRDSKETLQRQVVALLDDVREVSKGNLTVRAEISVGEIGVVAEFFNAIIQNLRHIVTQVKHTAAQVNIYVGENSEAMRLLADDALKQAEEITNTLQSLDAMALSIQAVADSAHQAATMARTASTAAESGNSSMDLTVNSIMNLRLTMSEAAKKVKRLGESSQEIYKVVALIKQIALQTNIIAINTSIEAAKAGEEGRAFSVVAEEVSQLAAQSTQATQEIEQIVDNIQFETTEVVKAVEEGMNQVVEGTDLVRDTKMQLGEILDVSRQIDELVQLISDATVSQAQTSQLVASLMKQIAHDSFHTSEFSRLVSSSLDQTVSVAKQLQDSVAVFTTEEKQESAIVEPPMALETIDTREYTVLDSVVVHNGNGKHSVKR, from the coding sequence ATGATGAGTAGCACCTACCACCAGGGCTTAGTAGCGCTATCTATAGCGATCGCAGTACTGTCATCTTACACAGCTCTAGATTTAGCAGGGCGCGTGACGGCGGCTGAGAAAAAGATCAGGCTGATTTGGTTGATTGGCGGTAGCATCACGATGGGAATTGGTATCTGGTCGATGCACTTTATCGCCATGCTTGCTTTTAGTTTGCCAGTCCCTATTGCCTATGATGTGAAGACGGTGATTTTCTCAATCATGCCTGCTGTCGTTGCTTCTGGAGGAGCGCTCTTTCTTGCCAGTCGCCAATTTTTGAGCTGGCAGCGCTTGCTGTTTGGGGGGGTGTTAATGGGTCTGGGGATTGCTGCCATGCATTATATTGGGATGGCAGCTATGAGGATGGAGGCTCACACTCATTACGATCCCGTGTTATTTGTACTGTCAGTGCTTGTTGCGATCGCAGCATCTATTGCGGCTTTGTGGATTGCTTTTCACTTCCGGATGCAAACGAGCCACAAGGGAAGGTCATCGCGGATATTAAGTTCGCTGCTGATGGGGTGCGCGATCGCTGGTATGCATTACACGGGAATGGCAGCAGCTTCTTTTATGCCAACTCAAGCTGTGGGTAGGGTGTTGGCAAATCAGGCAAATTCTTCTTTAACCTTGCTAGCAACTGGGATTGGGGTGTGTACCCTGATTATTTTGGCGTTTACTCTGCTGACATCTTTTATCGATCGCCGGATGTCAGCGCAAGCTATACTCTTGAGACAGCAGGAAGCGGAAGTTTTGCGGGCGCAGAAATTTACAGAATTGACTCTCCGCATTCGCCGTTCTCTCAAGTTGGATGATGTTCTCAATACGGCGGTCCGTGAAGTGCAGCAAGCTTTGGGTACAGACCGGGTGATTATCTACCGCTTTAATCCTGACTGGAGTGGAACAATCATTGCGGAGGAGGTAGGGTTAAATTGGAATCCCCTCCTAGGGCATACAGTGAATGATTCTTTTTGGGAACGTTATATTGAAACTTACAACGGTGGTCGGGTTTGGGTAACGAACAATATTTACGATGTGGGTTTTGCTCAAGCTCATTTGGAGATTTTAGAACATTTCCAGATTAAGGCTTATATGGCTGCGCCGATTTTGAATAACAATCAACTCCAGGGCTTGCTGTTTTGCCATCAGTGCTGCGGTTTTCGACTTTGGCAAAAGACGGAGGTTGAGTTATTCCGACAATTGGCAATTCAAATAGGGATTGCTTTGGAACAGGCAAATCTGTTGCATGAATTGCAGCAAGCACAGGAAATTTTACGGGTGCGCGATCGCGCTATTGCTGCGGCTAGCAATGGTATTCTCATTACAGACCCGCGTCAGGCAGATAACCCCATTATCTTTTGCAACGCTGCATTTCAAACAATCACCGGCTACTCGCAAAAAGAAGCACTGGGGCAAAACTGTCGTTTCTTGCAGGGACCGGATACAGATCCAACGACGGTGAAAGAGATACACGACGCTGTCAGAGAAGAACGCGATTGCCAAGTTGTGATTAAGAATTATCGTAAAGATGGAACTCCTTTTTGGAATCAGCTGACCGTTTCACCAGTTCGGGATGCGTTGGGACAGGTGATTCATTTTATTGGAGTACAGGCAGATATTACAGAACGAACACAGACACAAGAAATGTTGCGAGACAGTAAGGAAACGTTGCAACGGCAAGTGGTTGCGCTGCTCGATGATGTTCGGGAAGTGTCTAAGGGTAACTTGACGGTACGTGCGGAAATTTCCGTAGGGGAAATTGGGGTTGTGGCTGAGTTTTTCAATGCCATTATTCAAAATTTGCGGCATATTGTGACTCAGGTGAAACACACCGCCGCACAGGTCAATATTTACGTTGGGGAAAACTCAGAAGCAATGCGTTTGTTGGCTGATGATGCTCTCAAACAAGCTGAAGAAATTACCAACACTTTACAGTCTCTCGATGCAATGGCGCTTTCCATCCAAGCTGTGGCAGATAGCGCACACCAAGCAGCAACTATGGCTCGCACGGCGTCCACTGCTGCTGAAAGCGGAAACAGTTCTATGGATTTGACGGTTAATAGCATCATGAATCTGCGTTTAACCATGTCAGAAGCGGCTAAGAAGGTGAAGCGGTTGGGTGAATCTTCTCAAGAGATTTACAAAGTGGTGGCTTTGATTAAACAAATTGCTTTGCAAACAAATATTATTGCGATTAATACCAGCATTGAAGCAGCAAAAGCGGGTGAAGAAGGTCGGGCTTTTAGTGTGGTTGCAGAAGAAGTGAGTCAATTAGCGGCTCAATCGACACAAGCGACTCAAGAAATCGAGCAAATTGTGGATAACATTCAGTTTGAAACCACGGAAGTGGTAAAAGCTGTGGAAGAGGGAATGAATCAGGTGGTGGAAGGGACGGATTTGGTGAGAGATACTAAGATGCAATTAGGGGAGATTTTAGATGTATCCCGCCAGATTGATGAGTTGGTGCAGTTAATTTCTGATGCAACGGTGTCCCAAGCGCAAACTTCACAACTGGTGGCGTCGTTGATGAAGCAGATTGCTCATGATTCTTTCCATACGAGTGAATTTTCTCGCTTGGTTTCGAGCTCTTTGGATCAGACTGTGAGTGTAGCAAAGCAATTGCAGGATTCCGTTGCGGTGTTTACCACTGAGGAGAAGCAGGAAAGTGCCATTGTTGAGCCGCCTATGGCGCTGGAGACGATAGATACTCGCGAGTATACTGTTCTGGATTCTGTGGTAGTTCACAATGGCAATGGCAAACACTCTGTGAAGCGGTAG
- a CDS encoding RNA-guided endonuclease InsQ/TnpB family protein, with the protein MQTISVKCKIEVPVKLQQEIDATLEGFADACNQILSVAKREKCWNTTKLHHLVYKSVREATGLKANHVCQAIRRVIGNAKAVKQIHAFRPTSINLDARTFQYIEESQAVGVTLISGRRKFKLSIGNYQLGLLKGQSPTAATLNKTKRGDYYINIAVDVPSQPPGKTPRVIGIDLGRRDIATTSTGKSWSGKQIQFIRDRYSKVRANVQRKRTRSSRRLLRRLSGREQRFQKWLNHNISKEIVFEAKQSNAALAFEDLTNIRESLNEKPRSKTERRRTNNWAFYQLRLFTQYKASIAGVPVVLVPPAYTSQTCSRCHHVHPVNGKSYRSGKSFKCGHCGFECDADLNASANIAVLGYSAIVPESPGMSCLLEGQRRAVSDK; encoded by the coding sequence ATGCAGACAATATCTGTAAAATGCAAGATTGAAGTTCCTGTAAAGTTGCAGCAAGAGATTGACGCAACTTTAGAGGGGTTTGCAGATGCTTGCAACCAGATATTGTCCGTTGCAAAACGCGAAAAATGCTGGAATACAACCAAGTTGCATCACTTGGTTTACAAGAGCGTTCGTGAAGCCACGGGGTTGAAAGCAAATCACGTTTGCCAAGCGATTCGTCGCGTGATTGGCAACGCTAAGGCTGTTAAACAAATCCACGCATTCAGACCAACGTCCATTAATTTGGATGCTCGGACTTTTCAATACATCGAAGAGTCCCAAGCCGTTGGCGTGACATTGATAAGTGGACGCAGGAAGTTTAAGTTGAGCATCGGTAACTATCAACTGGGGTTGCTCAAAGGTCAATCTCCAACTGCTGCCACTCTCAACAAAACCAAACGGGGCGACTACTATATCAACATCGCTGTTGATGTTCCAAGCCAACCACCGGGCAAAACGCCCAGAGTAATTGGCATTGACCTCGGCAGGCGAGATATCGCCACGACAAGTACTGGAAAATCTTGGAGTGGCAAACAGATTCAATTTATCCGTGACCGCTACAGTAAGGTCAGAGCTAATGTTCAACGCAAACGCACTCGGAGTTCTAGAAGACTCCTGAGACGGCTCTCTGGCAGAGAACAACGCTTTCAAAAGTGGCTGAATCACAACATTTCTAAAGAAATTGTCTTTGAAGCAAAACAAAGTAATGCCGCACTTGCTTTTGAAGATTTGACAAACATTCGAGAATCGCTCAACGAAAAGCCACGTTCTAAAACGGAACGACGTAGAACCAACAATTGGGCATTTTATCAGTTGCGGTTGTTTACCCAATACAAGGCAAGTATTGCGGGAGTGCCAGTAGTTTTGGTTCCACCTGCTTACACGAGTCAGACTTGTTCGCGGTGTCACCACGTACATCCGGTTAACGGTAAATCGTATCGTTCTGGTAAGTCGTTTAAATGTGGACATTGTGGTTTTGAATGTGATGCCGATTTGAATGCGTCTGCCAATATTGCAGTTTTGGGGTACTCCGCAATCGTGCCCGAAAGTCCGGGGATGAGTTGTTTGTTGGAAGGGCAGCGAAGGGCTGTTTCCGACAAATAG
- a CDS encoding GumC family protein: MEDYVQIWFILRRRWLPASIVFLAVFLLSVVKTMQDTPIYQASGQLLFKKNTTSSLTGVGSQLGQLETSVRGNPLDNEAAILRSLPLAERAIAALRLSQSPQVLLKELQVSNIKGTDILELSYVGTEPKKAASIVNTLMRIYIENDINANRAQTRSARDFIAQQLPIRKAALQAAEETLQRFKQRNRVLDLKAEAASSVNILSELDRQVAAARSDFAAQTARKESIQSMFGVSSQEAVIAGFVGESPTTISVLGQLQEAQQKLEVSRLRLTNAHPTVINLKEQVNILNKELKRRIEQSFIGKAGRFNQIKDPEKIVQLRTLGLQQGILQSFAGAEAERLSLQVRLKALDRVIDSYRQRANTLPQLELQQRQIEREIAATEASYKNLLDRYQELQVAENQEVGNARIITPALVPGQPIKSRQYVNLLQGLVGGIVLASAAAWLLEKVDGTVKTSKSARDLLASYPVLAIVPPFPHRNLIHAVPEVIVRNNPDSPVSEAFQMLQTNLRFFNSDRPIKVIVVASSVPKEGKSTVAVNLAVAMSQLGRRVLLIDGDLRHPSQHKIWEIPNERGLSSVLTSESSLEESIVEVQPNLQVLTAGVATRNPVALLDSSQMAVLVAQVAQTYDFVIIDTPPLTVAADATILGKISNGVLFVVRPGVADSSNIELSKDLLEKAGQHVLGVAINAAQTKTATYSVSAARV; this comes from the coding sequence ATGGAAGATTACGTACAAATTTGGTTTATTTTGAGACGGCGATGGTTACCAGCTTCTATCGTCTTTTTGGCTGTATTCCTGTTAAGTGTTGTGAAAACGATGCAGGATACACCTATTTATCAAGCAAGCGGTCAACTTTTATTTAAAAAGAATACGACCTCTTCTTTGACAGGGGTTGGTAGCCAACTAGGACAGTTAGAAACTTCAGTACGTGGTAATCCTTTAGATAATGAAGCGGCTATTTTGCGTTCTCTGCCTCTTGCAGAAAGAGCTATAGCTGCTTTAAGGCTATCTCAAAGTCCTCAAGTTTTGTTAAAAGAACTACAAGTTTCTAACATCAAGGGTACTGATATCCTGGAACTATCTTACGTAGGTACAGAACCAAAAAAGGCTGCCTCTATTGTCAATACCCTAATGAGAATTTACATAGAAAATGACATAAATGCAAATCGTGCCCAAACTAGGTCTGCTAGAGATTTTATAGCGCAACAATTACCGATAAGGAAAGCAGCATTACAAGCGGCGGAAGAGACATTACAAAGATTTAAGCAGCGAAATAGAGTTTTAGACCTCAAAGCAGAAGCAGCATCTAGTGTAAATATTCTCAGCGAGCTAGATAGGCAAGTAGCTGCAGCCAGATCTGATTTTGCAGCTCAAACGGCGCGTAAGGAATCAATCCAGAGTATGTTTGGTGTGAGCTCGCAAGAAGCAGTTATTGCAGGTTTTGTTGGTGAATCTCCTACAACTATTTCTGTTCTCGGACAGTTACAAGAGGCTCAACAAAAGCTTGAAGTTTCAAGACTCCGCTTAACAAATGCTCACCCAACTGTGATTAACTTGAAAGAGCAAGTCAACATTCTCAATAAAGAACTCAAGCGACGAATAGAACAAAGTTTTATCGGTAAAGCAGGACGCTTTAACCAAATTAAAGACCCAGAAAAAATTGTTCAACTTAGAACTTTAGGTTTGCAACAAGGAATCCTTCAGAGTTTTGCTGGTGCTGAAGCAGAACGTCTGAGTTTGCAAGTAAGGCTTAAAGCTTTAGATAGAGTTATTGATTCCTACAGACAAAGGGCTAATACTTTACCCCAACTAGAGCTTCAACAGCGTCAAATCGAACGTGAAATAGCTGCTACTGAAGCTAGTTATAAAAACCTTTTAGATAGATATCAAGAGCTTCAGGTAGCAGAGAATCAGGAAGTAGGTAATGCTCGAATTATCACACCTGCTTTAGTCCCAGGACAGCCGATAAAGAGCCGTCAGTACGTGAACTTGCTGCAAGGCTTAGTTGGTGGAATTGTTTTGGCTAGCGCTGCTGCTTGGCTGTTAGAGAAAGTTGACGGTACTGTTAAAACTTCTAAATCGGCTCGAGACTTGTTAGCCTCTTATCCTGTACTTGCGATCGTTCCTCCTTTTCCCCATCGCAATCTTATTCACGCTGTTCCAGAAGTCATTGTCAGAAATAATCCCGATTCTCCTGTCAGCGAAGCATTCCAAATGCTTCAAACCAATCTGAGATTTTTTAACTCAGATAGACCTATCAAAGTCATAGTCGTTGCAAGTTCCGTACCTAAAGAAGGCAAATCTACTGTTGCTGTTAATTTAGCTGTTGCCATGTCTCAGTTAGGACGCCGAGTGTTGCTCATAGATGGAGATTTGCGTCATCCCAGCCAGCATAAAATCTGGGAAATTCCAAACGAGCGTGGTTTAAGCAGCGTCCTCACAAGTGAGTCTTCTTTGGAAGAGTCTATAGTTGAAGTCCAGCCGAATTTGCAAGTACTTACTGCAGGTGTTGCAACTCGCAATCCAGTTGCCTTGCTCGATTCCAGCCAAATGGCTGTATTGGTGGCGCAAGTTGCACAAACTTATGACTTTGTCATTATCGATACTCCTCCATTGACCGTAGCAGCTGATGCTACTATTCTAGGTAAGATTTCTAATGGCGTCTTATTTGTTGTTAGACCAGGAGTGGCAGATTCCAGCAATATTGAGCTATCTAAAGATCTGCTGGAAAAAGCCGGTCAGCATGTTTTGGGTGTGGCGATTAATGCGGCACAGACTAAGACTGCGACTTATAGTGTGAGTGCAGCGAGAGTGTAG
- a CDS encoding Uma2 family endonuclease, with amino-acid sequence MYAVISSENIQLPSGTLVRMPGSWQLYRTLCDSRGDSSIPRIKYRSGEILLMSPLPKHGREANILADVVKVLLDAQNRNYEAFTPITMELPSESGIEPDYCFYIDNWQAVVGRDRLEWDTDPSPDLAIEIDVTSYTDVNDYIPYRIPEVWIFKRDRLAIYGLQENQYQLQPTSRYFPNVDLGVVIAQCLKTAGDRGTGVAIRELRRSLASD; translated from the coding sequence ATGTACGCCGTCATTTCGAGCGAAAATATTCAGCTACCCTCCGGAACGTTGGTGAGAATGCCTGGTTCCTGGCAACTCTATCGTACCCTTTGCGATAGTCGAGGCGATTCCTCCATTCCACGTATTAAGTATCGCTCTGGGGAAATTTTACTCATGTCACCACTGCCGAAACACGGACGTGAAGCGAATATTTTGGCAGATGTTGTGAAAGTTTTACTTGATGCCCAAAACCGCAATTATGAAGCATTTACACCCATTACAATGGAACTGCCTTCTGAAAGCGGTATTGAACCAGATTATTGCTTTTATATTGATAATTGGCAAGCAGTGGTGGGACGAGACAGGTTGGAGTGGGATACCGATCCATCACCCGATTTAGCAATTGAAATTGATGTCACTTCATACACTGATGTTAACGACTATATCCCGTACCGTATTCCAGAAGTTTGGATCTTCAAACGCGATCGCTTAGCAATTTATGGTTTGCAGGAAAATCAATACCAGCTGCAACCAACCAGCCGCTACTTCCCTAATGTGGATTTAGGAGTTGTTATCGCTCAGTGTTTAAAAACAGCAGGCGATCGCGGTACGGGTGTAGCTATTCGCGAATTACGCCGTTCTTTGGCCTCTGATTAG
- a CDS encoding DoxX family protein, with translation MTTTTLLTSIFKPNVNPSVSSQTAWALLRVIVGIIMIHNGLDKLGNIESFSQAYVEVIGLPFPLFFSYVAAFTELLGAPLLAIGLFTRVASLGLFSTMCVAVYHHILVAGFNISYLELSLIYAACFLFFTINGAGLFSTDALIANRLDANSLSIQAKQIMRLEKSYQAASADKVSVG, from the coding sequence ATGACCACCACAACCCTTCTGACCAGTATCTTCAAACCCAACGTAAATCCCAGTGTCTCCTCCCAAACAGCTTGGGCGCTCCTGAGAGTCATCGTTGGCATCATCATGATCCACAACGGGTTAGACAAACTAGGTAACATCGAAAGCTTCTCTCAAGCCTATGTCGAAGTCATCGGTTTACCCTTTCCCCTGTTTTTCAGCTATGTAGCAGCCTTCACCGAACTCCTAGGCGCACCACTACTCGCCATTGGTTTGTTTACCCGCGTGGCATCGCTCGGTTTGTTCTCAACCATGTGTGTGGCTGTCTACCATCACATCCTGGTTGCAGGCTTCAACATTTCCTACCTAGAACTGTCTTTAATTTATGCAGCGTGCTTTCTCTTCTTCACCATCAATGGTGCAGGTCTATTTTCCACCGATGCCCTAATTGCCAACCGGCTGGATGCTAATTCCCTATCCATCCAAGCCAAGCAAATCATGCGTCTGGAGAAGTCTTATCAAGCAGCAAGTGCTGATAAAGTATCAGTTGGCTAA
- a CDS encoding MHYT domain-containing protein: MNGTYNQNLVALSIAIAVFASYTGLNLAGHMSAVSKKVRIAWLIGGAIAIGIGIWSMHFVAMLALYLPTPISYDLGKVLFSILPAILASGAALFLVSCPILGFGRLLIGGVLMGLGIACMHYTGMGAMQMAVNTQYDPLWFAGSLIIAVAASITALWLGFYTRKTKAGSFIKISSAIAMGIAISGMHYTGMAGASFTPNKLAQTVSFVQDVQTDDTLLGICLGLATFIILGFTLLTSLVDRHLYTQTKILKQQQADALRSQQFTDMTLRIRRWLSLDDVLNTAVNEIRQALDIDRVIIYRFKPDWSGTIVAESVTRTWMRTIGKTLNDPMNEHCRELYKNGRVRATNNIYEAGFTDCHREILENLQVKANVVAPIVINDALVGLLCAHQCSGFRKWQQSEVDLFGQLAIQVSIAIEHANLLHELRQAQEVLWLRDRAIAAASNAIIITDARQSDNPIIFCNTAFENITGYSSQEVMGRNCRFLQGRDTDPATVGEIRNALQQRRDCQVIIKNYRKDGTPFWNQLTVSPVKDASGQVSHFIGVQADITERMQAQQELESSKETLQRQVVELLNDVQEAAKGDLTVRAEITPGEIGVIADFFNLIIESLQQIVISVKNTARQVNVSVGDNSEAMHELADEALQQAEEINYILESLDSMALSIQDVADNAHKATEMARSASTTAKAGRNAMEHTVNNIMNLRLTISETAKKVKRLGEASQEITKVVSMINQIALQTNVLSINTSIEAAKVGVEGQAFTVVAEEIGGLALRASQATKDIEQIVDNIQLEARAAIKAVEQGLTQVVDGTECVQDAKLQLGEILDVSCQIDNLLHSISNTTVSQAATSQAVVCLMKQIADSSLRTSDLSRQVSTSLLQTVEMAQEFQASVGVFKTERVRR; this comes from the coding sequence ATGAATGGCACCTACAACCAAAATTTAGTGGCATTATCTATAGCGATCGCAGTCTTTGCTTCCTACACGGGGTTAAACCTAGCAGGACACATGAGTGCAGTCAGTAAAAAAGTCAGAATCGCTTGGTTAATTGGAGGTGCGATCGCTATAGGAATTGGTATCTGGTCAATGCACTTTGTTGCCATGTTAGCCTTATACCTACCAACACCTATTTCTTACGATTTAGGCAAAGTTTTATTCTCAATATTACCTGCAATTCTTGCTTCAGGAGCCGCACTTTTTTTAGTCAGTTGCCCGATTTTAGGTTTTGGGAGATTGTTAATTGGAGGCGTATTGATGGGTTTGGGCATTGCCTGCATGCACTATACGGGTATGGGAGCAATGCAGATGGCAGTCAATACGCAATATGACCCTTTATGGTTTGCAGGTTCTTTAATCATTGCTGTTGCTGCTTCAATTACAGCTTTATGGCTGGGCTTTTACACCCGGAAAACCAAGGCTGGAAGTTTTATTAAGATTTCAAGTGCTATTGCTATGGGAATTGCTATTTCCGGGATGCACTACACAGGGATGGCTGGAGCTTCTTTTACACCCAATAAGTTAGCGCAAACAGTTTCTTTTGTACAAGACGTTCAAACAGATGATACTTTGTTAGGTATTTGTCTGGGGCTAGCAACTTTTATCATTCTGGGTTTTACGCTACTCACTTCCCTTGTCGATAGACATTTATATACTCAAACCAAGATTCTCAAACAGCAACAAGCAGACGCTTTGCGATCGCAACAATTTACAGACATGACTCTCCGAATCAGACGCTGGTTGAGTTTGGATGATGTGCTCAACACTGCTGTCAATGAAATTCGTCAAGCTCTAGATATAGATCGTGTTATCATTTATCGCTTCAAGCCTGATTGGAGTGGCACGATTGTTGCCGAATCAGTGACACGCACCTGGATGCGAACAATAGGCAAAACATTGAACGATCCAATGAACGAACACTGTAGGGAGTTGTACAAAAATGGAAGAGTTAGAGCAACTAATAATATTTACGAAGCAGGCTTTACAGATTGCCACCGCGAGATATTAGAAAATCTTCAAGTGAAGGCAAATGTGGTTGCACCAATTGTCATTAACGATGCGCTTGTTGGGTTGTTGTGCGCTCATCAATGTTCTGGATTTCGGAAATGGCAGCAATCGGAAGTGGATTTGTTCGGACAGTTGGCAATTCAAGTCAGTATCGCCATAGAACATGCAAATCTGTTACACGAATTGCGACAGGCGCAGGAAGTGTTGTGGTTGCGCGATCGCGCGATCGCAGCAGCAAGTAATGCCATCATCATTACCGACGCTAGGCAATCGGATAATCCCATTATCTTTTGCAACACTGCTTTTGAGAACATCACTGGCTATTCGTCACAAGAAGTTATGGGACGCAATTGTCGCTTCTTGCAAGGAAGAGACACAGATCCGGCGACTGTGGGAGAAATACGCAATGCCTTGCAACAAAGACGTGATTGCCAAGTCATTATCAAGAACTATCGTAAAGATGGCACTCCTTTCTGGAATCAATTGACAGTTTCACCAGTCAAAGATGCTTCAGGACAAGTGAGTCATTTTATTGGAGTGCAAGCAGATATTACAGAAAGAATGCAAGCACAGCAAGAATTAGAATCCAGTAAAGAAACTTTGCAAAGACAGGTTGTAGAACTGCTCAACGATGTTCAAGAAGCTGCTAAAGGCGATTTAACCGTGCGTGCAGAAATTACACCAGGAGAAATTGGGGTGATTGCTGACTTTTTCAATCTTATTATTGAAAGTCTGCAACAAATTGTTATATCTGTAAAAAATACAGCCCGACAGGTAAACGTATCTGTTGGAGACAATTCAGAAGCAATGCACGAGTTAGCAGATGAAGCACTTCAACAAGCCGAAGAGATTAACTATATTTTGGAATCATTGGATTCCATGGCGCTGTCAATTCAAGATGTGGCGGACAACGCTCATAAAGCAACAGAGATGGCTCGCAGTGCATCGACAACTGCCAAGGCAGGAAGAAATGCAATGGAACATACTGTTAATAATATTATGAACTTGCGGTTGACAATTTCAGAGACTGCCAAAAAAGTCAAGAGATTGGGTGAAGCATCTCAAGAAATTACCAAAGTTGTGTCCATGATTAACCAAATTGCCCTGCAAACTAACGTACTCTCTATTAACACGAGTATTGAAGCAGCAAAAGTAGGCGTGGAAGGTCAAGCCTTTACGGTGGTTGCAGAAGAAATTGGTGGATTAGCTCTTCGCGCTTCCCAAGCAACGAAAGATATTGAACAAATTGTGGACAATATTCAGTTAGAAGCAAGAGCCGCAATCAAAGCTGTGGAACAGGGATTGACACAAGTGGTAGATGGAACTGAGTGTGTCCAAGATGCAAAGCTCCAGCTTGGTGAAATTTTAGATGTTTCTTGCCAAATTGATAATTTACTCCATTCTATTTCCAATACCACCGTTTCTCAAGCAGCAACTTCTCAAGCAGTGGTATGCTTGATGAAGCAAATTGCTGACAGTTCTTTGCGGACAAGCGATTTATCTCGTCAAGTTTCTACTTCTTTACTGCAAACTGTGGAGATGGCGCAGGAGTTTCAGGCTTCAGTTGGTGTTTTCAAAACAGAAAGAGTGCGGCGTTGA